The genomic region GAGTCTATTGAAGCCGGTGCGCGTGTGCGCTTGACCGGAATTTGCGAACTGAAGCCTTTGCAGTCCGAACTCACGATGCATTCGATTTCGCATATCCGGATCATCATGCGTGACGCCGATGATATTGTCGTGATCGAGTCACCGCCATGGTTGACGGCCCGGCGCGCGCTCTGGATCAGCATCGTGCTGTTCGCGGTCGCGGTTTTGGCGGCTCTTTGGGGGATCTTGCTGCGTAGGCAGGTCTCGATACAGACGAAGATCATCGGTGAAAAAATTGAGAATGAAGTGATCCAGAACGAACGCCAGCGTCTCGCCCGGGAGCTGCATGACACGGTGGAGCAGCAGCTGACCGGTTTGGCCATCGTCTTGGAGAATGTCAGGAACAAGATTAAGTGTAGTCCGGAAAAGGCGCTGTCCTCGCTGGAGGTTTGTATGCGCATGCTGCGCTATTGCCGTGAAGAGGCGCGCAGTTCCATCCGTGACCTGCGTAGCGTGGCCTTGAAGAACGGCGGCTTGGAAGGGGCGTTTAAAGAACTCCTGCCGTTGACTGCCAGCAATGCCGACGCGGCCTTCACTTACGAGTTGGAGGGGGATGTCTCCTCGATCCGTGAACCGAATGAAAACCATCTGCATCGTATTGCCGGAGAAGCCGTGGCCAATGCCGTGCATCATGGTAAAGCCAAGCATATACATGCGAAGCTTGTCTGCGGTGAAGACGAGATCACACTGGAGGTGACGGATGACGGCAGTGGTTTTGATACCTCGAAGCCCCCGCCACGCGGACATTTTGGCTTGCAGGGCATGCGCGAACGGGCGGATAAAATGCAGGGAACCATTTCAATCGAAAGTTCACCACAAGGCGGAACGAAAATCAGGGTCCGTGTGCCCCGTGCCGTCGTCACCTCTATTACCCCATGAAAGATAAAACGACCATACTACTAGTCGACGACCATACGATGATGGTCTTCGCGCTCGCGGAAACAATTGCCGAATATCCCGACCTTGAGGTGGTGGGAGAAGCATCGACCCGGAAGATGGCGGTGGAAAAGTATCGTGAAACCCAACCTGATGTTGTGATCATGGACTACCAGCTCGGGAGTGAAACCGGAGTGGCCGCGACACGTGAAATCTGCGAAGACTACCCTGATGCCCGCATCGTCATGTATTCGATCTACGAAGGCGAAGAAGATGTCTGGCGGGCGGTCGAAGCCGGTGCCTCCGGCTACCTGCATAAGTCAGCCGAAGTGTCGGAGATTTTGGATGCGGTGCGTGAAGTCGCGGCCGGGCACGAGTATTTTCCGGCGGTGATCGCCAAACGGATTGCCGAAAGAAAAGACCGCCGCGGGCTGACCGCCCGTGAGATGGAAGTGCTCCACAAGATCGTCAGCGGGTGCAGCAACAAGGAGATCATGAGCGATTTGCACCTCTCCGAGGCGACGGTGAAGCTGCATGTCTCGAATGTGTTGGCAAAACTGGGCGTGGCGGACCGGACCCAGGCGGCCATCCAAGCCGTCCGGCGCGGGATCATTCATCTCCACGATCTGCCGGATTCCTGAGCCTGAGGCGGGACGTTAGGGATCTGTGAAGGTGAGGAGCCCGTCTGGTCTGGCTCAGGGCAGGAGTTCTGTTTGTTGGCCGGAGTTGCCCTGATGAGTAAGCATATCGGAGTGGATCGCATCCGTGGACGAACCACCTCCCGCCTTCGGCGGACTCCTCCTTGCCAAGGAGGAGAATTCTTTG from Coraliomargarita parva harbors:
- a CDS encoding response regulator; translated protein: MKDKTTILLVDDHTMMVFALAETIAEYPDLEVVGEASTRKMAVEKYRETQPDVVIMDYQLGSETGVAATREICEDYPDARIVMYSIYEGEEDVWRAVEAGASGYLHKSAEVSEILDAVREVAAGHEYFPAVIAKRIAERKDRRGLTAREMEVLHKIVSGCSNKEIMSDLHLSEATVKLHVSNVLAKLGVADRTQAAIQAVRRGIIHLHDLPDS